From Cellulosimicrobium cellulans, the proteins below share one genomic window:
- a CDS encoding sugar phosphate isomerase/epimerase family protein: protein MWTLSGFADEISPDVETQCVVASELGLGFVELRSAWGTNVLDLDDDQRERVAGLLHRHDLRVSSIGSPVGKIFVDEDFDPHLDRMRHAARVARQLGAPYVRVFSFFVRPGTDPASWRDVVLSRMAALADVARAAGVVLVHENEKDVYGDVPERCLDVVESVGSPHLALAWDSANFVQVGVRPFTDGYALLRPYLEYVQVKDALAATGAVVPAGRGDGEVPETVRALRDDGFDGFFSLEPHLSEAHSLGGFSGPELFTEAWEAFTTILDAEAVPFR from the coding sequence ATGTGGACGCTCTCGGGCTTCGCCGACGAGATCTCCCCTGACGTCGAGACGCAGTGCGTCGTCGCCTCCGAGCTCGGGCTGGGGTTCGTCGAGCTCCGCAGCGCGTGGGGCACCAACGTGCTCGACCTCGACGACGACCAGCGCGAGCGGGTCGCGGGCCTGCTGCACCGGCACGACCTCCGCGTCTCCAGCATCGGGTCGCCCGTCGGCAAGATCTTCGTCGACGAGGACTTCGACCCCCACCTCGACCGGATGCGTCACGCCGCGCGCGTCGCCCGGCAGCTCGGGGCCCCGTACGTGCGGGTGTTCTCGTTCTTCGTGCGCCCGGGGACCGACCCGGCGTCGTGGCGCGACGTCGTCCTGAGCCGGATGGCGGCGCTCGCCGACGTGGCGCGCGCGGCGGGCGTCGTGCTGGTCCACGAGAACGAGAAGGACGTCTACGGCGACGTCCCGGAGCGGTGCCTGGACGTGGTCGAGTCCGTCGGCTCGCCGCACCTGGCCCTCGCGTGGGACTCGGCCAACTTCGTCCAGGTGGGCGTGCGCCCCTTCACCGACGGCTACGCGCTGCTGCGCCCGTACCTGGAGTACGTCCAGGTGAAGGACGCGCTCGCGGCGACGGGCGCCGTCGTGCCCGCCGGGCGCGGGGACGGCGAGGTGCCCGAGACCGTGCGTGCGCTGCGCGACGACGGCTTCGACGGGTTCTTCTCGCTCGAGCCGCACCTGAGCGAGGCGCACAGCCTCGGCGGGTTCTCCGGGCCGGAGCTGTTCACCGAGGCCTGGGAGGCCTTCACCACGATCCTCGACGCCGAGGCGGTGCCGTTCCGATGA
- a CDS encoding mannonate dehydratase → MGFRWYGEGNDTVTLDHVRQVPGVETIVWSLHDKQAGEVWEQAEIDAEVAKITGLSDEARARGITRTFDAEVVESVNVHESIKLGRTVLGRSRDEAIENYVTTIRRLGRAGVKVVCYNFMPVFDWLRTDLWHPLPDGSTALFFERAVVDAMSPQSLIADMEANTHGLTLPGWEPERLASFAELDAAYEGVTREDMYAHYRYFLDAVIPACEEADVKLGVHPDDPPYDVFGWPRVVSTKDDLARVLSLHDSPYHGLTLCLGSFSANPGQDAVDAVRTFMDRIHFTHVRNIKHLGNGDFTEVAHRACEGSVDTTGIMKAYAEAGYQGYVRPDHGRHLWDENTTNKPRPGYGLYDRALGIQYLLGAWDAFRYDA, encoded by the coding sequence ATGGGGTTCCGCTGGTACGGGGAGGGGAACGACACGGTCACGCTCGACCACGTGCGCCAGGTCCCCGGTGTGGAGACGATCGTGTGGAGCCTGCACGACAAGCAGGCGGGCGAGGTGTGGGAGCAGGCGGAGATCGACGCCGAGGTCGCCAAGATCACCGGCCTGAGCGACGAGGCCCGCGCGCGCGGGATCACGCGGACGTTCGACGCCGAGGTGGTCGAGTCGGTCAACGTGCACGAGTCGATCAAGCTCGGCAGGACCGTCCTGGGGCGCAGCCGCGACGAGGCGATCGAGAACTACGTGACGACGATCCGCCGGCTGGGCCGGGCCGGGGTGAAGGTCGTCTGCTACAACTTCATGCCGGTCTTCGACTGGCTGCGCACCGACCTGTGGCACCCGCTGCCCGACGGCTCGACCGCGCTGTTCTTCGAGCGCGCCGTCGTGGACGCGATGTCGCCGCAGAGCCTCATCGCGGACATGGAGGCGAACACGCACGGGCTCACGCTGCCCGGCTGGGAGCCCGAGCGGCTCGCGAGCTTCGCCGAGCTCGACGCGGCGTACGAGGGCGTGACGCGCGAGGACATGTACGCCCACTACCGGTACTTCCTCGACGCGGTGATCCCCGCGTGCGAGGAGGCGGACGTCAAGCTCGGCGTGCACCCCGACGATCCGCCCTACGACGTCTTCGGCTGGCCGCGCGTCGTGTCGACCAAGGACGACCTGGCGCGCGTGCTGTCCCTGCACGACAGCCCGTACCACGGCCTGACCCTGTGCCTCGGCAGCTTCTCCGCGAACCCCGGGCAGGACGCGGTCGACGCCGTGCGCACGTTCATGGACCGCATCCACTTCACCCACGTGCGCAACATCAAGCACCTGGGGAACGGCGACTTCACCGAGGTCGCGCACCGCGCGTGCGAGGGCAGCGTCGACACGACCGGCATCATGAAGGCGTACGCCGAGGCCGGATACCAGGGCTACGTGCGCCCCGACCACGGCCGGCACCTGTGGGACGAGAACACGACCAACAAGCCCCGCCCCGGCTACGGCCTGTACGACCGCGCGCTCGGCATCCAGTACCTGCTCGGCGCGTGGGACGCGTTCCGCTACGACGCCTGA
- a CDS encoding LacI family DNA-binding transcriptional regulator: MTSAGNGASPTIYDVAQAAGVAPSTVSRTFSRPGRVNAQTAERIRQVASELGYRTNPLARGLPTGRTSLLAIVVADVTNPFFFEIIRGAEKTARDAGYTLLMVDAHESDEAERRALDRTLPLVEGLVLATSRLSDSSIRVAAKQRPTVVMNRHMTDVPSVLTDNAQGMRSAVEHLADLGHTSLAYVAGPEASWADGMRWRAFREATRETDVQARRIGPFPPTLAGGLSAAKSLVKHPATAAVAYNDLIAIGAMRGLRRLGVEVPRDLSIVGFDNIFGSDFCTPPLTTVAAPLRHFGSFAVQRLLAQLRPSPAPAAGPTLLPAKLVERGSTGRPA, encoded by the coding sequence ATGACCTCAGCCGGCAATGGTGCCAGCCCGACGATCTACGACGTCGCCCAGGCGGCCGGCGTCGCCCCCTCGACCGTGTCACGGACGTTCTCGCGTCCCGGCCGCGTCAACGCGCAGACCGCGGAGCGCATCCGCCAGGTCGCGAGCGAGCTCGGCTACCGGACGAACCCGCTGGCCCGCGGCCTGCCGACGGGCCGGACCTCGCTCCTCGCGATCGTCGTGGCCGACGTGACCAACCCCTTCTTCTTCGAGATCATCCGCGGCGCGGAGAAGACGGCCCGCGACGCCGGGTACACGCTGCTCATGGTCGACGCCCACGAGTCCGACGAGGCGGAGCGCCGCGCGCTGGACCGGACCCTGCCCCTCGTCGAGGGCCTGGTCCTCGCGACCTCACGGCTCTCGGACTCCTCGATCCGGGTCGCGGCGAAGCAGCGTCCCACCGTCGTCATGAACCGGCACATGACGGACGTCCCGAGCGTCCTGACGGACAACGCGCAGGGCATGCGCAGCGCCGTCGAGCACCTGGCCGACCTCGGGCACACGAGCCTCGCCTACGTCGCGGGGCCCGAGGCGTCGTGGGCCGACGGGATGCGCTGGCGCGCGTTCCGCGAGGCGACGCGCGAGACCGACGTCCAGGCACGGCGGATCGGCCCGTTCCCGCCGACGCTCGCCGGCGGGCTCTCCGCGGCCAAGTCGCTCGTCAAGCACCCCGCCACGGCGGCCGTCGCGTACAACGACCTCATCGCGATCGGCGCGATGCGCGGCCTGCGCCGGCTCGGGGTCGAGGTCCCGCGCGACCTGAGCATCGTCGGGTTCGACAACATCTTCGGCTCGGACTTCTGCACCCCGCCGCTCACGACCGTCGCCGCGCCGCTGCGCCACTTCGGGTCGTTCGCGGTCCAGCGGCTCCTGGCACAGCTCCGCCCGTCGCCCGCGCCCGCCGCCGGGCCGACGCTGCTCCCGGCCAAGCTCGTCGAGCGCGGCTCGACGGGCCGCCCGGCCTGA
- a CDS encoding ABC transporter substrate-binding protein, with protein MRGARLTVSLAVAGVVVAGTAACGQSADPSGPAEGEGGLTEVTVTLNWVPYGEHAPFYYGVEQGIFEEEGIDLTIQPGNGSGNTVQQVAQRNTDFGWADTPPLANAISSGMPVRSVGVFLQTGPSSVEFFADQGISEPADLVGKTVGGTPGDAMYGTFPAWLELNGVDPADVTVVNVDAAGKIAALIEGKVDAIQGFHHDQAPTIENQTGEEVDALPFADFGMNLLGTGLVANEKLIADDPELVEAMVRATSRSFLAASEDPDAAVAAMAAGAEQAPDEAVLAAQLAATIELLNLADAPAPGVNTEEQWTDTLTFLSENTDFDGGTTPADFWDGAFGADL; from the coding sequence ATGCGTGGTGCACGTCTGACAGTCTCGCTGGCCGTGGCCGGCGTCGTGGTGGCGGGGACGGCGGCCTGCGGGCAGTCGGCCGACCCGTCCGGCCCCGCGGAGGGCGAGGGCGGCCTCACCGAGGTCACCGTCACGCTCAACTGGGTGCCCTACGGCGAGCACGCGCCGTTCTACTACGGCGTCGAGCAGGGGATCTTCGAGGAGGAGGGGATCGACCTCACGATCCAGCCGGGCAACGGCTCGGGGAACACGGTCCAGCAGGTCGCGCAGCGCAACACCGACTTCGGCTGGGCGGACACCCCGCCGCTCGCGAACGCGATCAGCTCCGGCATGCCGGTGCGCAGCGTCGGCGTGTTCCTCCAGACCGGGCCCAGCTCGGTGGAGTTCTTCGCCGACCAGGGCATCAGCGAGCCCGCCGACCTCGTGGGCAAGACGGTCGGCGGCACGCCGGGCGACGCGATGTACGGCACGTTCCCGGCCTGGCTGGAGCTCAACGGCGTCGATCCGGCGGACGTGACCGTGGTCAACGTGGACGCGGCGGGCAAGATCGCCGCGCTCATCGAGGGCAAGGTCGACGCGATCCAGGGCTTCCACCACGACCAGGCGCCGACGATCGAGAACCAGACCGGTGAGGAGGTCGACGCGCTGCCCTTCGCGGACTTCGGCATGAACCTGCTCGGCACCGGGCTGGTGGCCAACGAGAAGCTCATCGCGGACGACCCGGAGCTCGTCGAGGCGATGGTGCGCGCGACGTCGCGCTCGTTCCTCGCGGCGTCCGAGGACCCGGACGCCGCCGTCGCGGCGATGGCCGCGGGTGCCGAGCAGGCGCCCGACGAGGCGGTCCTGGCGGCGCAGCTCGCCGCGACGATCGAGCTGCTCAACCTCGCGGACGCGCCCGCCCCCGGCGTGAACACCGAGGAGCAGTGGACGGACACCCTGACGTTCCTGTCCGAGAACACGGACTTCGACGGCGGCACGACCCCCGCCGACTTCTGGGACGGCGCGTTCGGGGCGGACCTGTGA
- a CDS encoding mannitol dehydrogenase family protein codes for MTAPTDVPSRPGPTSSPATPADAARSARPRLRRDAHPAFPPAPVRPTQVGIVHLGIGAFHRAHQAVVTEDAARATGETRWGILGVTQRSASVRDQLRPQGGVYTVLTVGPDGASPRVVGSVTDVAWPAEETARVLAALAAPTTHVVTLTVTEKGYARRADGHLDVDAVAGDLDLLRREEAATGSPGADAPAAGLPAGAEDVADADAATSAVGLLVRGLAARRRAGGAPLTVLSCDNLADNGHVLARLVSEAVDAALPGAEGDALRAWLAASVTFPCSMVDRIVPATTPAQRDEVETLLGARDEGLVVAEPFLQWVIEDRFAGPRPAWERGGATLTSDVAPYERAKLRLLNGAHSYLAYAGSLAGHATIAAAVADPALAAGARALQADALATLDAPDGVDLAAYAETLIARFANPATGHTTRQVAMDGTQKIPFRWGATLADLLAARPDAPAPQGVVAALAAWAGYVVAEARAGRTVDDPRGDELRAVVGSSPDDATAVRALVLLPGLLPGVPDGRLDEVADGAVAAVVGASATGTTGTTNEEAAP; via the coding sequence GTGACCGCCCCGACCGACGTCCCGAGCCGACCCGGCCCGACGTCATCCCCCGCGACGCCGGCCGACGCCGCACGGTCGGCGCGACCGCGCCTGCGCCGCGACGCCCACCCCGCGTTCCCGCCGGCGCCCGTCCGCCCGACGCAGGTCGGGATCGTCCACCTCGGGATCGGCGCGTTCCACCGTGCGCACCAGGCTGTCGTCACCGAGGACGCCGCGCGCGCCACGGGCGAGACGCGCTGGGGCATCCTCGGCGTGACGCAGCGCTCCGCGTCGGTGCGCGACCAGCTCCGTCCGCAGGGCGGGGTCTACACCGTGCTGACGGTCGGGCCCGACGGGGCGTCCCCGCGCGTCGTGGGGTCGGTGACCGACGTCGCGTGGCCGGCCGAGGAGACGGCGCGCGTCCTCGCGGCGCTCGCCGCGCCGACGACGCACGTCGTGACGCTCACCGTCACCGAGAAGGGGTACGCGCGTCGCGCCGACGGGCACCTCGACGTCGACGCCGTCGCGGGCGACCTCGACCTGCTGCGCCGCGAGGAGGCGGCCACGGGCTCTCCGGGCGCGGACGCGCCGGCCGCGGGCCTCCCGGCCGGCGCGGAGGACGTCGCCGACGCCGACGCGGCGACCAGCGCCGTCGGGCTCCTCGTGCGCGGCCTCGCGGCACGCCGTCGGGCCGGGGGAGCGCCCCTGACCGTGCTGAGCTGCGACAACCTCGCCGACAACGGGCACGTGCTCGCGCGGCTCGTGAGCGAGGCGGTCGACGCCGCGCTCCCGGGCGCCGAGGGTGACGCGCTGCGCGCCTGGCTCGCCGCGTCGGTGACCTTCCCGTGCAGCATGGTCGACCGCATCGTGCCCGCGACCACGCCCGCGCAGCGCGACGAGGTCGAGACGCTGCTCGGCGCGCGCGACGAGGGCCTGGTGGTGGCGGAGCCGTTCCTGCAGTGGGTGATCGAGGACCGCTTCGCCGGGCCGCGCCCTGCGTGGGAGCGGGGCGGGGCGACCCTCACGAGCGACGTCGCGCCGTACGAGCGCGCGAAGCTGCGCCTGCTCAACGGCGCGCACTCCTATCTCGCCTATGCGGGCTCGCTCGCCGGGCACGCGACGATCGCCGCGGCCGTCGCCGACCCGGCGCTCGCCGCAGGTGCGCGGGCCCTGCAGGCCGACGCGCTCGCGACGCTGGACGCGCCCGACGGCGTCGACCTCGCCGCGTACGCCGAGACGCTGATCGCGCGGTTCGCCAACCCCGCGACCGGGCACACGACGCGCCAGGTCGCGATGGACGGGACGCAGAAGATCCCGTTCCGCTGGGGCGCGACGCTCGCCGACCTCCTCGCCGCGCGCCCGGACGCCCCGGCGCCGCAGGGCGTCGTGGCGGCGCTCGCCGCGTGGGCCGGGTACGTCGTCGCGGAGGCCCGGGCGGGGCGCACGGTGGACGACCCGCGCGGCGACGAGCTGCGCGCGGTCGTCGGGAGTTCCCCCGACGACGCCACGGCCGTCCGCGCGCTCGTCCTCCTCCCCGGCCTGCTGCCCGGGGTCCCGGACGGGCGGCTGGACGAGGTTGCCGACGGTGCCGTCGCCGCGGTCGTCGGCGCGAGCGCGACCGGCACGACCGGCACGACGAACGAGGAGGCTGCGCCGTGA
- a CDS encoding ABC transporter permease, translating into MTDAPSPDVPPTTRTTTMEDRTMTTAQEVRPARQAARPPAGAARRPGPRPRGTTSVGSRVAAVASAAWRPALVLLALFAVWWFVAWRELVPAYLVPSPGAVWDTMVEDWAMLAEHTWVTTMETVVGFVLASVIGVATAVLLVYSPTAEKSLYPLILFAQVIPKIAIAPILVVWFGFGAAPKIILAVLIAFFPVVVSAVAGLRSIDPELLEMSATMGASRWKTFRKIRFPGSLPQLMSGLKVAVTLAVVGAVVGEFVGADRGLGYVLLLASGNLDAPLLFADLILMSLIGVVLFLLVELLERLLIPWHASRRGNLVLASS; encoded by the coding sequence ATGACCGACGCGCCCAGCCCGGACGTCCCGCCGACGACCAGGACCACGACCATGGAGGACCGCACGATGACGACTGCCCAGGAAGTGCGACCGGCCCGCCAGGCGGCGCGACCGCCCGCCGGGGCGGCCCGGCGCCCCGGCCCGCGCCCGCGCGGCACGACGTCGGTCGGCAGCCGGGTGGCGGCGGTCGCCTCGGCAGCCTGGCGCCCCGCGCTGGTGCTGCTCGCGCTGTTCGCCGTGTGGTGGTTCGTCGCGTGGCGCGAGCTCGTGCCGGCGTACCTGGTCCCGTCGCCGGGGGCCGTCTGGGACACGATGGTCGAGGACTGGGCGATGCTCGCCGAGCACACCTGGGTGACCACGATGGAGACGGTCGTCGGGTTCGTGCTCGCGTCCGTGATCGGCGTCGCGACGGCCGTGCTCCTCGTCTACTCGCCGACGGCCGAGAAGTCGCTCTACCCGCTCATCCTCTTCGCCCAGGTGATCCCCAAGATCGCGATCGCCCCGATCCTCGTGGTCTGGTTCGGGTTCGGCGCGGCGCCCAAGATCATCCTCGCGGTGCTCATCGCGTTCTTCCCGGTCGTGGTCTCGGCCGTCGCGGGGCTGCGGTCGATCGACCCCGAGCTGCTGGAGATGTCGGCGACCATGGGCGCGTCGCGCTGGAAGACGTTCCGCAAGATCCGCTTCCCGGGGTCGCTGCCGCAGCTCATGTCCGGCCTCAAGGTCGCGGTCACGCTCGCGGTGGTGGGGGCGGTCGTCGGCGAGTTCGTCGGCGCCGACCGCGGCCTCGGGTACGTGCTGCTCCTCGCGAGCGGCAACCTCGACGCGCCGCTCCTGTTCGCCGACCTCATCCTCATGTCGCTCATCGGCGTCGTGCTGTTCCTCCTCGTCGAGCTGCTGGAGCGTCTCCTCATCCCGTGGCACGCGTCGCGGCGCGGGAACCTCGTCCTCGCGTCCTCCTGA
- a CDS encoding ABC transporter ATP-binding protein has translation MTATELAVPADAVGTDPIIEVRDLTMRFTSKRSETVALDDVSLSVQPGEFVTIVGPSGCGKSTLLKIVAGLTAYTEGEVRLYGQPVTRPQRDIGFAFQRSALLEWRGVRKNILLQAEMRGMDKRRAQERADALIALTGLTGFEKALPHELSGGMQQRVALCRALLHEPRVLLMDEPFGALDALTREQMNIEMNRIWRETGTTIVLVTHSVPEAVFLGSRIVVMSPRPGRIVETLEPGLPDERDYGTTLVDPRFTGAAERLRDLLGASHVAE, from the coding sequence GTGACCGCGACGGAGCTCGCGGTCCCCGCCGACGCGGTCGGCACGGACCCCATCATCGAGGTCCGCGACCTCACGATGCGCTTCACGTCGAAGCGGTCGGAGACCGTGGCGCTCGACGACGTCTCCCTGAGCGTCCAGCCGGGCGAGTTCGTCACGATCGTCGGGCCGTCCGGCTGCGGCAAGTCGACGCTGCTGAAGATCGTCGCGGGCCTCACCGCGTACACCGAGGGCGAGGTGCGCCTGTACGGGCAGCCCGTCACGCGGCCGCAGCGCGACATCGGGTTCGCGTTCCAGCGCTCGGCGCTGCTGGAGTGGCGCGGGGTGCGCAAGAACATCCTGCTCCAGGCGGAGATGCGGGGCATGGACAAGCGCCGGGCGCAGGAGCGCGCGGACGCGCTCATCGCGCTGACCGGGCTCACCGGCTTCGAGAAGGCCCTGCCGCACGAGCTGTCCGGCGGCATGCAGCAGCGCGTCGCGCTGTGCCGGGCCCTGCTGCACGAGCCGCGCGTCCTGCTCATGGACGAGCCGTTCGGAGCGCTCGACGCGCTCACGCGCGAGCAGATGAACATCGAGATGAACCGCATCTGGCGCGAGACCGGCACGACGATCGTGCTCGTCACGCACTCCGTGCCCGAGGCGGTGTTCCTGGGGAGCCGGATCGTCGTCATGAGCCCGCGCCCCGGACGGATCGTCGAGACCCTCGAGCCCGGGCTGCCCGACGAGCGCGACTACGGCACGACGCTCGTCGACCCCCGGTTCACGGGGGCCGCCGAGCGGCTGCGCGACCTGCTCGGCGCCAGCCACGTCGCCGAGTGA
- a CDS encoding Gfo/Idh/MocA family protein, which translates to MSASVRSAPGGGGPGVGVGIVGMGSIGVLHARALRDLAPRARLVAYSGGAGLDDDVTPSGPAAHLAPDEVVRHEDVDVVAVCTPSGSHARLALAALAAGKHVVVEKPLAVTVEDALLVERVARERGRVVSMVSQRRFEPQHQALRRALDDGALGELRLVATHVPWYRDDDYYAAARWRSSTAEGGGSLMNQGVHNVDLLRWLCGPVESVTAQAGTLARASRAADPVPGADDDTAEDTTVATLRLASGALGVVTTTTATPPGFPATLALHGSRGSVELAQDEVLRWDVPGVPAPTSGTSTGGAADPLAIGHAGHRVQWEQVLAALDGTAPPPVDAADAVETVRLLCAIREAAATGRAVRPGDLAVRGAATPAR; encoded by the coding sequence GTGAGCGCGTCCGTGCGGTCGGCGCCGGGGGGCGGCGGTCCCGGCGTCGGCGTCGGGATCGTCGGGATGGGCAGCATCGGCGTGCTGCACGCGCGGGCGCTGCGCGACCTGGCGCCGCGGGCGCGGCTCGTCGCGTACAGCGGGGGCGCGGGCCTCGACGACGACGTGACGCCGTCGGGACCCGCGGCGCACCTGGCGCCGGACGAGGTGGTGCGCCACGAGGACGTCGACGTCGTGGCGGTCTGCACGCCGAGCGGGAGCCACGCGCGCCTCGCGCTCGCGGCGCTCGCGGCGGGCAAGCACGTCGTCGTGGAGAAGCCGCTCGCGGTGACGGTCGAGGACGCGCTCCTCGTCGAGCGCGTGGCGCGCGAGCGGGGCCGGGTCGTCTCGATGGTCTCGCAGCGCCGCTTCGAGCCCCAGCACCAGGCGCTCCGGCGCGCGCTCGACGACGGCGCGCTCGGCGAGCTGCGCCTCGTCGCGACGCACGTCCCCTGGTATCGCGACGACGACTACTACGCGGCCGCGCGCTGGCGGTCGTCCACGGCGGAGGGGGGCGGGTCGCTCATGAACCAGGGCGTGCACAACGTCGACCTCCTGCGCTGGCTGTGCGGGCCGGTCGAGTCGGTCACCGCCCAGGCGGGGACGCTCGCGCGCGCGTCGCGCGCGGCGGACCCCGTGCCGGGCGCCGACGACGACACCGCCGAGGACACCACGGTCGCGACGCTGCGCCTCGCGTCGGGCGCGCTCGGCGTCGTCACGACGACGACGGCCACGCCCCCGGGGTTCCCCGCCACCCTCGCGCTCCACGGGTCGCGCGGGTCGGTGGAGCTCGCGCAGGACGAGGTGCTCCGCTGGGACGTGCCGGGCGTCCCGGCGCCCACGTCGGGGACCTCGACGGGCGGCGCGGCCGACCCGCTCGCGATCGGTCACGCCGGTCACCGCGTGCAGTGGGAGCAGGTGCTCGCGGCCCTGGACGGCACGGCACCGCCCCCGGTCGACGCCGCCGACGCGGTGGAGACGGTCCGGCTCCTGTGCGCGATCCGCGAGGCCGCCGCGACCGGCCGGGCCGTCCGCCCGGGCGACCTCGCGGTGCGAGGGGCGGCGACACCGGCGCGGTGA
- a CDS encoding TIGR03618 family F420-dependent PPOX class oxidoreductase, which produces MSRPPLPSRLVELLRRPNAAVMATVRSDGAPVTAATWYVWEDDGRVLVNLDESRVRLQHLRNDPRVSLTVLDENWYTHVTLIGRVVELRADEGLADIDRISRHYTGHEYANRHSPRVSAWIAVERWYGWGDAKAAAGDA; this is translated from the coding sequence GTGTCCCGACCCCCGCTGCCGTCCCGTCTCGTCGAGCTGCTGCGCCGCCCGAACGCCGCCGTCATGGCGACCGTGCGGTCCGACGGCGCGCCCGTCACCGCGGCGACCTGGTACGTCTGGGAGGACGACGGCCGCGTGCTCGTCAACCTCGACGAGTCGCGCGTGCGGCTCCAGCACCTGCGGAACGACCCGCGCGTCTCGCTCACCGTGCTCGACGAGAACTGGTACACGCACGTGACGCTCATCGGCCGCGTCGTCGAGCTGCGCGCGGACGAGGGCCTGGCCGACATCGACCGGATCTCCCGCCACTACACGGGGCACGAGTACGCGAACCGGCACAGCCCGCGCGTCAGCGCGTGGATCGCGGTCGAGCGCTGGTACGGCTGGGGCGACGCGAAGGCCGCCGCTGGGGACGCGTAG